From a region of the Paralichthys olivaceus isolate ysfri-2021 chromosome 4, ASM2471397v2, whole genome shotgun sequence genome:
- the LOC138407507 gene encoding kinesin-like protein K39, producing the protein MATVVCEPMQLQKIREDLIKAIAESKAIKLDALAKLAAEHQKVKNTEARCTTLEAYLHHETAKADRCWSRAEALEEANIALKEEVELFKRERSQLQTDLKCKDEHKDSVRWSQLQEELKRKDELIINAVETRKDETKALKLALAELAAEHQKLQNTEARCATLEAYMHHETAKAEALEKANIALKEKVELFKSEKSQLQTDLKRKDELIIYAVETRKARKRSQVDLMAKLASKEDELKSTEARCAALEAKLYHETAKADRCWSRAEAMEEANIALKEEVELFKSERSQPQTQLKCKDKHEDSVRWSQLQDELKRKDELIIYAVETRKAHKRSQIDLMAKLASKEDELKSTEARCAALDAYLYHETAKADRCWSRAEALEEANIALKEEVELFKSERSQPQTQLKCKDEHEDSVRCSQLQEELMAKLASKEDELKSTEARCAALEANLHQELTQAQETWIRNLEALEKENVALKEKVHLLKSAQSQLELVITKIEERQAHCNHNNQSDSMTEMTSNKELQSTEDECEVTPETPEASQELAQSEEECGSEVELPQATEECSSEVELPQSEGGCSSEGKLLQVEGECSTQVELPQIDEERSNSEMQQLVILKNVKVEHETEESKHKSSNKKAKNNKQLHQKKKKKRRSQRPHSFY; encoded by the exons ATGGCCACTGTG GTTTGTGAACCAATGCAGCTCCAGAAAATAAGAGAAGACCTTATTAAAGCCATAGCTGAGTCTAAGGCTATCAAACTTGATGCCCTGGCCAAACTGGCTGCAGAACACCAGAAGGTCAAGAACACTGAAGCCAGATGTACAACTCTGGAGGCATACCTGCACCACGAGACAGCAAAGGCTGATAGATGCTGGAGCAGGGCAGAGGCTCTGGAAGAAGCTAATAttgctctgaaggaggaggttgaactttttaaaagagagaggagccagCTTCAAACAGACCTCAAATGCAAGGATGAGCATAAGGACAGCGTGAGGTGGAGCCAGCTTCAAGAAGAGCTCAAACGCAAGGATGAGCTCATAATAAATGCAGTTGAGACAAGGAAAGATGAGACTAAGGCTCTCAAACTTGCCCTGGCCGAGCTGGCTGCAGAACACCAGAAGCTCCAGAACACTGAGGCCAGGTGTGCAACTCTGGAGGCATACATGCACCACGAGACAGCAAAGGCAGAGGCTCTGGAAAAAGCCAATATTGCTCTGAAGGAGAAAGtggaactttttaaaagtgagaAGAGCCAGCTTCAAACGGACCTCAAACGCAAGGATGAGCTCATCATATATGCAGTTGAGACAAGGAAAGCTCGCAAAAGATCCCAGGTTGACCTCATGGCCAAGCTGGCGTCAAAAGAAGATGAGCTCAAGAGCACTGAGGCTaggtgtgcagctctggaggcaaaGCTGTACCACGAGACAGCAAAGGCTGATAGATGCTGGAGCAGGGCAGAGGCTATGGAAGAAGCCAATATTGcactgaaggaggaggtggaactttttaaaagtgagaGGAGCCAGCCTCAAACCCAGCTCAAATGCAAGGATAAGCATGAGGACAGCGTGAGGTGGAGCCAACTTCAAGACGAGCTCAAACGCAAGGATGAGCTCATCATATATGCAGTTGAGACAAGGAAAGCTCACAAAAGATCCCAGATTGACCTCATGGCCAAGCTGGCGTCAAAAGAAGATGAGCTCAAGAGCACTGAGGCCAGGTGTGCAGCTCTGGATGCATACCTGTACCACGAGACAGCAAAGGCTGATAGATGCTGGAGCAGAGCTGAGGCTCTGGAAGAAGCCAATAttgctctgaaggaggaggtggaactttttaaaagtgagaGGAGCCAGCCTCAAACCCAGCTCAAATGCAAGGATGAGCATGAGGACAGCGTGAGGTGCAGCCAACTTCAAGAAGAGCTCATGGCCAAGCTGGCGTCAAAAGAAGATGAGCTCAAGAGCACTGAGGCCaggtgtgcagctctggaggcaaacCTGCACCAGGAGTTGACCCAGGCTCAGGAAACCTGGATCAGAAACCTAGAGGCTCTGGAAAAAGagaatgtggctctgaaggagaaggtgcaCCTTTTGAAAAGTGCACAGAGCCAGCTTGAGCTTGTGATAACAAAGAttgaggaaaggcaagctcactgCAATCACAATAACCAAAGTGACTCCATGACTGAGATGACTTCAAACAAGGAGCTGCAGAGCACAGAGGATGAGTGTGAAGTCACACCTGAAACACCAGAGGCAAGTCAGGAGCTGGCTCAGTCTGAGGAAGAGTGTggcagtgaggtggagctgcctcaggccacagaagagtgcagcagtgaggtggagctgcctcagtcTGAGGGAGGATGCAGCAGTGAGGGGAAGCTGCTTCAAGTGGAAGGAGAGTGCAGCACTCAGGTAGAGCTGCCTCAGATCGACGAAGAGCGCAGCAACAGTGAGATGCAACAGTTGGTAATACTGAAGAATGTGAAGGTGGAGCACGAGACAGAGGAGAGTAAACACAAATCTTCAaacaagaaagcaaagaacaatAAGCAGCtgcatcagaagaagaagaagaagagaagaagtcAAAGGCCTCACAGTTTTTACTGA